One part of the Mycolicibacterium aromaticivorans JS19b1 = JCM 16368 genome encodes these proteins:
- a CDS encoding cutinase family protein: MNTPLARMKNATKTAALAAFASFAVVAGLFAGPAATANAAEDSCAAVEVVFARGTFEAPGVGATGQAFVDALSARLPGKTVEAYGVNYPASLNFGQAVDGVADAANKIQSVATECPSTKIVLGGYSQGAAVAGYTTSSTVPAGITLPASISGPLPASVASHVAAVALFGTPDDWFLGLADRSAPPIAIGGAYAGKTVQLCAIGDPVCYPGGLDRSAHSSYKSNGMADQAADFVVSKLGGPAQAATLVQTAAQVDTAN, encoded by the coding sequence ATGAACACGCCACTGGCTCGCATGAAGAACGCCACCAAGACAGCTGCTCTCGCCGCGTTCGCGTCGTTCGCCGTCGTCGCCGGTCTGTTCGCCGGTCCCGCCGCCACCGCGAACGCTGCCGAAGACTCGTGCGCCGCAGTCGAGGTCGTCTTCGCGCGCGGTACGTTCGAGGCGCCCGGCGTGGGTGCCACCGGCCAGGCATTCGTCGATGCGCTGAGCGCGCGGCTGCCGGGCAAGACGGTCGAGGCCTACGGCGTGAACTATCCCGCGTCGCTGAACTTCGGTCAGGCAGTCGACGGTGTCGCGGATGCGGCCAACAAGATTCAGTCGGTCGCGACGGAATGCCCGTCGACCAAGATCGTGCTGGGCGGCTACTCGCAGGGCGCTGCGGTGGCCGGCTACACGACGTCGAGTACGGTTCCGGCCGGAATCACGTTGCCCGCCAGCATCTCCGGACCGCTGCCCGCGTCCGTCGCATCCCATGTTGCCGCGGTGGCGCTGTTCGGCACCCCCGACGACTGGTTCCTGGGCTTGGCGGACCGCAGTGCGCCCCCGATCGCGATCGGCGGTGCCTACGCGGGAAAGACCGTTCAGCTGTGCGCCATCGGTGACCCGGTCTGCTACCCGGGCGGGCTGGACCGCAGCGCGCACAGTTCCTACAAGAGCAACGGCATGGCCGATCAGGCTGCTGATTTCGTGGTGAGCAAGCTCGGCGGCCCCGCTCAGGCGGCCACGCTTGTGCAGACTGCGGCACAGGTCGACACAGCCAACTGA
- a CDS encoding NAD(P)/FAD-dependent oxidoreductase codes for MGNGRPKVVIIGGGFGGLFCARRLGRLDVDVTLLDRAACHVFQPLLYQCATGTLSIGQISRSLREELAHHRNVTTLLGEAIRLDADARRVTARRPDETMFEIDYDYLVIAAGMRQSYFGKEEFAAWAPGMKTLDDALSIRRRVFAAFEIAETLPPGPERDEWLTFAVAGAGPTGVELAGQIRELATRALAKEFHSIEPEEARVLLFDGGDRVLKSFAPALTERATRELEKLGVEMHLGVHVSDVRRGGVTVSSKSGGPDKDYATRTVLWTAGVEAVPFARHAAEVLGAGTDRSGRIAVGADLSVAGHSTVFVIGDLAGRDGLPGVAENAMQGGLHVAACIKRDLDARNRKNFRYRDLGSAAYISRGHALLQAGPIKLTGIAGWLGWGFIHIAFLTGVRNRFSTVATWMASIARANRSDRTFILGGSGHPDEPYTWQSPVHQGREEPTETGRRDQNAG; via the coding sequence ATGGGTAACGGACGCCCGAAAGTAGTCATCATCGGCGGCGGTTTCGGTGGCCTGTTCTGCGCCCGTCGACTCGGGCGCCTCGACGTCGACGTGACGTTGCTCGACCGGGCCGCCTGCCATGTCTTCCAGCCGCTGCTCTACCAGTGTGCGACGGGGACTCTCAGCATCGGGCAGATCAGCCGGTCCCTGCGCGAGGAGTTGGCCCACCACCGCAACGTCACGACACTGCTGGGCGAGGCCATCCGGCTGGATGCCGACGCGCGCCGGGTCACGGCTCGTCGTCCTGACGAGACGATGTTCGAGATCGACTACGACTACCTGGTGATCGCGGCCGGCATGCGGCAGTCGTACTTCGGCAAGGAGGAATTCGCGGCGTGGGCGCCGGGTATGAAGACCCTCGACGATGCGCTCAGCATCCGGCGCAGAGTATTCGCGGCGTTCGAGATCGCCGAGACGTTGCCGCCAGGCCCCGAGCGCGACGAGTGGCTCACCTTCGCGGTCGCGGGCGCCGGACCTACCGGTGTCGAATTGGCCGGGCAGATAAGAGAACTCGCGACGCGGGCACTGGCCAAAGAGTTTCACAGCATCGAACCGGAGGAAGCCCGGGTGCTGCTGTTCGACGGCGGAGATCGCGTGCTCAAGAGCTTCGCCCCCGCCCTCACAGAACGTGCAACGCGCGAACTCGAGAAGCTGGGTGTCGAGATGCACTTAGGTGTCCACGTCAGTGATGTGCGTCGCGGCGGAGTGACCGTCAGCTCGAAAAGCGGCGGACCCGACAAGGATTACGCGACGCGCACGGTGCTGTGGACGGCCGGTGTCGAAGCGGTGCCCTTCGCCCGCCACGCCGCCGAGGTGCTGGGCGCCGGCACCGACAGGTCGGGCCGCATCGCAGTCGGCGCCGACCTCTCGGTGGCGGGCCATTCCACGGTTTTCGTCATCGGCGACCTCGCCGGCCGCGACGGACTGCCCGGTGTCGCCGAGAACGCCATGCAGGGCGGTCTGCATGTCGCCGCCTGCATCAAACGCGACCTCGATGCACGAAACCGCAAGAACTTTCGCTACCGCGACCTCGGATCCGCGGCCTACATCAGCCGCGGCCACGCCCTCCTACAGGCCGGTCCGATCAAGCTCACCGGTATCGCGGGCTGGCTTGGGTGGGGCTTCATCCACATCGCATTCCTGACCGGAGTCCGCAACCGATTCAGCACGGTCGCAACCTGGATGGCGTCCATCGCACGGGCCAATCGCAGCGACCGCACCTTCATTCTGGGTGGGTCCGGCCACCCCGATGAGCCGTATACCTGGCAGTCGCCGGTGCATCAGGGCCGCGAAGAGCCGACGGAGACCGGCCGTCGTGATCAGAACGCCGGGTGA
- a CDS encoding putative bifunctional diguanylate cyclase/phosphodiesterase — protein MSRRLRCGLSAAVVATAAFNALGLWGVATALRVQFALETIVSVAALVVGLAVVPRVTGLSRWWRTTLLVAVAIFLGAELLWQLTGHADRHGTASWLTVAGYFVGAFFFCTAMVLLIRAGRDRDLPGRAPARPRIFTTLLDGLISALSFAQFIYLARPGAADSSALPRSTNTAVIFGIAIVELVVVMVAVLLAMWYPPYRLGRANYMLLAAAVITLVSSDRLLAYLRSVEVTNLDLWIGTGFVFAPLLIAWSLLELPPRPRPENELPTNWAQLTLPYVGFMGSTALLAFQVLVGRGIDMFFASTYLALAVLVATRYLVAMRIQRVLTAQLVDAKRRLAHQAHHDALTNLPNRLLLAERLDDAIRDGPFVLIFVDIDDFKEVNDRFGHAAGDELLCAISARLRSCLGRDDTLARIGGDEFAILIAGEVGAPEIVADQLRVALRSPFSVHGTSIRVRASMGLVSPGHHGLPPTSDDLLRQADISMYTGKRMGKDTAVVYRPAFSVSEDFPTALRQAKGEVPQGFRLKYQPIVTLPHGSPVAVEALARWTTPSGMQIPPQTFVSLAEANGMGAQLDSLVLDQACAQIAAVDLDLDVHVNIGAARLGSAEFEGIISRTLARHGLAPARLVLEITETVPIVDLAEGAAAIRRLNDLGIRVALDDFGAGYNSLTYLHELPVQIVKLDRGLALGVDPARNLTLYRSVIGLCEALSLTVIAEGIETADQAETIFLAGCSLAQGHLFGRAKELSDIGVPLTAW, from the coding sequence ATGAGTCGCCGCCTGCGTTGCGGGTTGTCTGCCGCGGTCGTGGCCACGGCAGCGTTCAACGCGCTCGGCCTGTGGGGAGTCGCGACGGCGCTGCGGGTGCAATTCGCCCTCGAGACCATCGTGAGCGTCGCCGCCTTGGTGGTAGGGCTCGCCGTGGTCCCGCGAGTGACCGGGCTTTCGCGGTGGTGGCGGACGACCCTTCTCGTCGCCGTAGCGATTTTCCTGGGAGCCGAACTCCTGTGGCAGCTGACGGGGCACGCCGACCGGCATGGGACCGCGTCGTGGCTGACCGTGGCCGGCTATTTCGTCGGTGCGTTCTTCTTCTGCACGGCGATGGTCCTGCTGATCCGGGCAGGCCGCGACCGCGACCTGCCCGGCCGAGCGCCGGCGCGGCCACGGATCTTCACCACCCTGCTCGACGGACTGATCAGCGCTCTGTCGTTCGCTCAGTTCATCTACCTGGCGCGGCCCGGTGCTGCGGACAGCAGCGCATTGCCCCGATCGACCAACACCGCGGTCATCTTCGGTATCGCCATCGTGGAACTGGTCGTGGTCATGGTCGCTGTTCTCCTCGCGATGTGGTACCCGCCGTACCGCCTGGGGCGGGCCAACTACATGCTGCTCGCGGCTGCGGTGATCACCCTCGTCTCCTCTGATCGGCTGCTGGCCTACCTTCGCAGCGTCGAGGTGACGAACCTGGACCTCTGGATCGGCACCGGATTCGTGTTCGCGCCGCTGCTGATCGCGTGGAGCCTGCTCGAGCTGCCGCCGCGGCCGCGCCCCGAGAACGAACTGCCGACCAACTGGGCGCAGCTGACCCTGCCCTATGTGGGCTTCATGGGTAGTACGGCCCTCCTCGCGTTCCAGGTACTCGTCGGCCGCGGCATCGACATGTTCTTCGCCTCCACCTATCTCGCCTTGGCGGTGCTGGTCGCGACCCGCTATCTGGTTGCCATGCGCATCCAGCGGGTGCTGACCGCGCAGCTCGTCGACGCCAAGCGCCGCCTCGCTCATCAGGCGCACCATGACGCGCTGACGAATCTGCCCAACCGGTTGCTGCTGGCGGAGCGGCTGGACGACGCGATCCGGGATGGGCCGTTCGTGTTGATCTTCGTCGACATCGACGACTTCAAGGAGGTCAACGACCGTTTCGGGCACGCAGCCGGTGACGAGTTGCTGTGCGCGATCAGCGCCCGACTGCGCAGCTGTCTGGGACGCGACGACACTCTCGCTCGTATCGGGGGAGACGAGTTCGCCATCCTGATCGCCGGTGAGGTCGGAGCACCGGAGATCGTCGCCGACCAATTGCGTGTCGCACTTCGGAGTCCGTTCTCGGTGCACGGGACGTCGATCCGGGTACGGGCGAGCATGGGCCTTGTCAGCCCGGGGCATCATGGTCTGCCGCCGACGTCGGACGATCTGCTCCGGCAGGCCGACATCTCGATGTACACCGGCAAGCGAATGGGCAAGGACACCGCGGTGGTCTACCGGCCGGCGTTCAGCGTGTCGGAGGATTTTCCGACGGCGCTACGCCAGGCGAAGGGCGAAGTCCCGCAGGGCTTCCGACTGAAATATCAGCCCATCGTCACGCTTCCGCACGGCTCGCCGGTCGCTGTGGAGGCGCTGGCGCGATGGACCACGCCGAGCGGGATGCAGATCCCGCCACAGACGTTTGTCTCGCTGGCCGAAGCCAACGGCATGGGGGCGCAACTGGATTCGTTGGTTCTGGATCAGGCCTGCGCGCAGATCGCGGCGGTGGACCTGGACCTGGACGTCCACGTGAACATCGGTGCAGCGCGCCTCGGAAGCGCGGAATTCGAAGGCATCATCAGCCGCACGCTCGCTCGGCACGGGCTGGCCCCTGCCCGGCTCGTTCTGGAGATCACCGAGACCGTTCCGATCGTCGACCTGGCCGAGGGAGCGGCGGCCATCAGGCGTTTGAACGACCTCGGTATCAGAGTCGCTCTGGACGATTTCGGCGCCGGTTACAACTCACTGACGTATCTGCACGAATTGCCAGTGCAGATCGTGAAATTGGATCGCGGCCTCGCGCTGGGTGTAGACCCGGCACGCAATCTCACCCTGTACCGGTCCGTCATCGGACTGTGTGAAGCGTTGAGTCTCACCGTCATCGCCGAAGGCATCGAAACCGCCGACCAGGCGGAGACCATATTCCTGGCCGGCTGCAGCCTGGCCCAGGGTCACCTGTTCGGGCGGGCGAAAGAGTTGTCCGATATCGGGGTTCCGTTGACCGCGTGGTAG
- a CDS encoding thiolase family protein: protein MSASDDIFILGIRMTKFGKHADKDTVDLAAEAAMAALADAGVSMADIGVLAAGNLMNASAGIGQQLQKQIGQTGIPVYNVANACATGATALRTAIMAVKAGEVRYGMAVGVEKLSGAGLLGAGGRRKDDSDVWQPAGRFGAVAPIDGRIGTEAMPGVFAQIGTEYGHKYGGTSFELFAKISEKNHAHSTLNPLAAYQKRFTLEQIMNDVMIAYPNTRPMCSANCDGAAAAIVCNGETLKTLSAEQRRRAVKVSASVLTSDPYEEGCQVLPNVNTLTRNAAATAYEQAGIGPKDLDLVELHDCFATAELVHYDNLMLCEEGGAADFFNSGATWRDGSTPVNVSGGLQSKGHPIAATGIANIWEICHHLRGEAGDRQIENARVGLAHVIGLGSACGVHILEKSAA from the coding sequence ATGAGTGCGAGCGACGACATTTTCATCCTCGGTATCCGGATGACCAAATTCGGCAAGCACGCCGATAAGGACACCGTCGATCTGGCCGCGGAAGCCGCCATGGCCGCGCTCGCCGACGCCGGCGTGAGCATGGCCGATATCGGCGTGCTGGCCGCGGGCAACCTGATGAATGCCAGCGCCGGCATCGGCCAGCAGCTGCAGAAGCAGATCGGCCAGACCGGGATTCCGGTGTACAACGTGGCCAACGCGTGCGCCACCGGTGCCACCGCACTGCGCACCGCGATAATGGCGGTCAAGGCCGGCGAGGTGCGCTACGGCATGGCGGTCGGCGTGGAAAAGCTCTCGGGCGCAGGGCTTCTGGGTGCAGGCGGCCGAAGAAAGGATGACTCCGATGTCTGGCAGCCGGCCGGGCGCTTCGGTGCCGTCGCGCCGATCGACGGGCGCATCGGCACCGAGGCCATGCCCGGGGTGTTCGCCCAGATCGGCACCGAATACGGCCACAAGTACGGCGGCACCAGCTTCGAGCTGTTCGCGAAGATCAGCGAAAAGAATCACGCGCATTCGACATTGAATCCGCTGGCGGCCTACCAGAAACGCTTCACACTCGAGCAGATCATGAACGACGTCATGATCGCCTACCCCAACACCCGCCCGATGTGCTCGGCCAACTGCGACGGCGCTGCGGCGGCGATCGTGTGCAACGGCGAAACCCTGAAAACGCTGTCGGCAGAACAACGCAGGCGCGCGGTGAAGGTGTCGGCGTCGGTGCTGACCTCCGACCCCTACGAAGAGGGTTGTCAGGTGCTGCCGAACGTCAACACCCTGACGCGCAACGCCGCCGCCACCGCCTACGAGCAGGCCGGCATCGGGCCCAAGGACCTCGACCTGGTCGAGCTGCACGACTGCTTCGCAACCGCCGAACTGGTCCACTACGACAACCTGATGCTGTGCGAGGAAGGCGGCGCCGCCGACTTCTTCAACTCCGGCGCCACCTGGCGTGACGGCTCGACTCCGGTCAATGTGTCCGGTGGTCTGCAGTCCAAGGGCCATCCGATTGCGGCGACCGGCATCGCCAACATCTGGGAGATCTGCCACCACCTGCGCGGTGAGGCCGGCGATCGTCAGATCGAGAACGCCAGGGTGGGGCTTGCCCACGTCATCGGGCTCGGGTCGGCGTGCGGTGTCCACATCCTGGAGAAGTCCGCGGCCTGA
- a CDS encoding Zn-ribbon domain-containing OB-fold protein, translating into MAERIPMVDYLVLDDGEPHLVAHECTACGARFFDRRNACANCFATDFRTVPVATEGTVRTFTIVTFAAPGVPVPFVASVIDCDGTQVRANLVNVEPDPEHAHDGMKVRLSTYSLGADAEGTEAIGFGFEPVA; encoded by the coding sequence ATGGCCGAGCGCATCCCGATGGTCGACTACCTCGTGCTCGACGACGGTGAACCCCATCTCGTGGCCCACGAATGCACAGCGTGCGGCGCCCGATTCTTCGACCGGCGCAACGCCTGCGCCAACTGTTTCGCCACCGATTTCCGAACCGTCCCCGTCGCCACCGAAGGCACCGTCCGCACGTTCACCATCGTCACCTTCGCCGCCCCGGGCGTGCCCGTCCCCTTCGTCGCGTCGGTCATCGACTGCGACGGCACGCAAGTGCGTGCCAATCTCGTCAACGTCGAGCCCGATCCCGAACACGCCCACGACGGCATGAAGGTGCGGCTGAGCACCTACTCACTCGGCGCCGACGCAGAAGGAACCGAGGCCATCGGCTTCGGTTTCGAGCCCGTGGCCTGA
- a CDS encoding thiol-disulfide oxidoreductase DCC family protein, with amino-acid sequence MTPADDFPTAPVLLYDGVCGVCNSAVRTILRHDRRGTLLFAALDSDFARETIARHPELAGADTAVFVRDAGRPSETAYLRSTALLQVAAYLGGWWRLTLTAYVIPRVARDWLYERFATVRYRIGGRHDTCPIPTADVRNRFLDSAYG; translated from the coding sequence ATGACACCGGCGGACGACTTCCCGACCGCGCCTGTACTGCTCTACGACGGTGTGTGCGGGGTCTGCAACAGCGCGGTTCGCACCATTCTTCGACACGACCGGCGCGGGACTCTGCTCTTCGCGGCGTTGGACAGCGACTTCGCTCGCGAGACCATCGCTCGGCACCCCGAGCTGGCCGGTGCGGACACCGCGGTCTTCGTACGCGACGCCGGACGGCCCAGCGAGACCGCATACCTGCGCTCGACGGCGTTGCTGCAGGTCGCGGCATACCTTGGCGGCTGGTGGCGGTTGACATTGACGGCGTACGTGATCCCGCGGGTCGCGCGCGACTGGCTCTACGAACGGTTCGCCACCGTGCGTTACCGCATCGGCGGCCGGCATGACACCTGCCCGATCCCGACTGCTGACGTGCGCAACCGCTTCCTCGACTCGGCCTACGGCTGA
- a CDS encoding putative bifunctional diguanylate cyclase/phosphodiesterase, translating to MPKTARVAICASVIFATFVVWVLSGRSHGDAVKAVDDVVFVLLTIPAAVFTALAARAVHGRLRAAWIAITIGMVGWALGEVLWAYYELALEEPPFPSLADAAYLIMPVGFGVGLLLFPADSGQLRARTLLDGVIVAGSLFLVSWVTILNPIYSAGSDGAPAVIISLAYPLSDVVVLTIAAMAWLRAADDQRGVSTLLTIAMAFIALSDSGFAYLSAKNDYSSGNLIDIGWVAGLMLIMVAATVSRDEVRRPRVHANLAGWASVCFPYAPLLLAGIVAAAEPATVFQTPLVGTVGTLLMLAVLGRQYLAVRENRRLLATVAEQALRDPLTGLANRAMFSDRLEEAMQRRERDSAAVALIILDLNDFKLVNDTLGHPAGDELLNRAGERILGCVRNSDTVARIGGDEFVVLVDDDPMHKHADQIAQRVAESFDKPFVIDGQELFIRPSVGLAVAGADEPEVSAEELVKRADTAMYAAKKTRTVGVHRFTPDLQEATCPDDGLVHRLRSTASNEDAAAAQLLGELRQAIDSVELTLAYQPKFDLLTGHMVGVEALVRWPHHRRGLLSPDEFLPLVRHNGLMRPVTDLVINTALDAAQGWHQAAVHLPIAVNMSAPLLADPHLPARIRRALADRKLPASALTVEITEDLVLGNIEGTRDVLNQLRRSGIRIAIDDFGTGYSTLSYLCELPVDEVKLDRRLVVQILHDARVATVVHAVIALAHELGLIVVAEGVEDADVAARLIEFGCDVVQGFYFSVPLSADDVLRMVTDATDPIGAGTPVTSGTERT from the coding sequence ATGCCCAAGACCGCCCGGGTCGCGATCTGTGCCTCGGTGATCTTCGCGACCTTCGTGGTCTGGGTTCTCAGCGGGCGATCGCACGGTGATGCCGTCAAAGCCGTCGACGACGTCGTGTTTGTGCTGCTGACGATTCCCGCGGCGGTCTTCACGGCCCTGGCTGCGCGAGCGGTGCACGGGAGGCTGCGGGCCGCGTGGATTGCCATCACGATCGGGATGGTCGGCTGGGCGCTCGGCGAGGTCCTGTGGGCCTATTACGAACTCGCTCTCGAGGAACCCCCGTTCCCGTCACTGGCCGACGCGGCCTATCTGATCATGCCGGTCGGGTTCGGCGTCGGCCTGCTGCTGTTCCCCGCCGACAGCGGCCAGTTGCGGGCCAGGACACTGCTCGACGGCGTGATCGTGGCGGGATCGCTCTTCCTGGTGAGCTGGGTGACGATCCTCAACCCGATCTACTCCGCCGGCTCGGATGGCGCACCGGCGGTGATCATCTCGCTGGCCTACCCGCTGTCCGATGTGGTGGTCCTGACCATCGCGGCGATGGCGTGGCTGCGCGCAGCCGACGATCAACGCGGGGTGTCGACGCTGTTGACCATCGCTATGGCCTTCATTGCTCTGTCCGACAGCGGCTTTGCCTACTTATCGGCGAAGAACGACTATTCCAGCGGAAACCTGATCGACATCGGATGGGTCGCCGGCCTGATGCTCATCATGGTGGCGGCCACCGTCAGCCGTGACGAGGTTCGCCGGCCCCGCGTCCACGCCAACCTGGCCGGCTGGGCGTCGGTCTGCTTCCCCTACGCGCCACTTCTCCTGGCCGGCATCGTCGCCGCCGCCGAACCGGCCACCGTCTTCCAAACTCCGTTGGTAGGGACCGTCGGAACGCTTCTGATGCTCGCGGTACTGGGCCGCCAGTACCTGGCGGTGCGGGAAAACCGCCGCCTGCTCGCCACCGTCGCCGAACAGGCGCTGCGTGATCCGTTGACGGGCCTGGCCAACCGAGCGATGTTCTCCGACCGACTCGAGGAGGCTATGCAACGCCGCGAGCGGGACAGCGCGGCGGTGGCGCTGATCATCCTGGACCTCAACGACTTCAAGCTCGTCAACGACACGCTGGGCCATCCAGCCGGCGATGAATTGCTGAACCGCGCCGGTGAACGGATCCTGGGTTGCGTCCGCAATAGCGATACCGTCGCCCGCATCGGCGGCGACGAATTCGTCGTACTCGTCGACGACGACCCCATGCACAAGCACGCCGACCAGATCGCCCAGCGGGTGGCGGAGTCCTTCGACAAGCCGTTCGTCATCGATGGCCAGGAATTGTTCATCCGACCCAGCGTCGGGCTGGCCGTCGCAGGGGCCGACGAACCCGAGGTATCCGCCGAGGAACTGGTCAAACGTGCGGACACCGCCATGTATGCGGCCAAGAAGACTCGCACCGTCGGTGTGCACCGGTTCACCCCGGACTTGCAGGAGGCCACGTGCCCCGACGACGGGCTGGTCCACCGGTTGCGCAGCACGGCGTCAAACGAGGATGCAGCCGCGGCCCAGCTGTTGGGTGAGCTGCGCCAAGCGATCGACTCCGTCGAGCTGACGCTGGCCTATCAGCCCAAGTTCGACCTCCTGACCGGCCACATGGTCGGTGTCGAGGCCCTGGTGCGCTGGCCGCATCATCGGCGCGGACTGCTCAGTCCGGACGAATTCCTGCCCCTGGTCCGCCATAACGGTCTGATGCGCCCGGTCACCGATCTGGTGATCAACACCGCACTCGACGCTGCGCAGGGGTGGCATCAGGCCGCGGTGCATCTGCCGATCGCCGTCAACATGTCGGCACCCCTTCTTGCCGATCCACATCTGCCGGCCCGCATCCGTCGGGCGCTGGCGGACCGCAAACTGCCGGCCAGTGCGCTGACTGTCGAGATCACCGAGGACCTGGTGCTCGGCAACATCGAAGGCACTCGTGACGTACTGAACCAGTTGCGCCGCAGTGGAATTCGCATCGCCATCGACGACTTCGGGACTGGCTACTCCACCCTGTCCTATCTGTGCGAGCTGCCGGTGGACGAGGTGAAGCTGGACCGCCGGCTCGTCGTCCAGATTCTGCACGATGCCAGGGTGGCGACCGTGGTCCATGCGGTGATCGCGCTCGCTCACGAACTGGGCTTGATCGTCGTTGCCGAGGGCGTCGAAGACGCCGACGTCGCCGCGCGCCTCATCGAGTTCGGCTGCGATGTGGTGCAGGGCTTCTACTTCAGCGTGCCCTTGTCGGCCGACGACGTGCTGCGGATGGTCACCGACGCCACGGATCCCATCGGTGCCGGCACCCCTGTGACGTCAGGAACAGAACGGACCTGA
- a CDS encoding SDR family oxidoreductase, which yields MDIDGAVAVVTGAGSGIGKSVAAALAAGGASVIAGDIDANSAADTAAMIGGIAVAADASSPDGIAALLDAARRAFGRTDIYVANAGITGEAGLGDDEAAWDRIIDINLRAHIRAAKAVMPEWVARGSGHFVVTASAAGLLTQLGAAPYSVTKHAAVGFAEWLAIRYGDNGIGVSCLCPMGVDTPLLRGMSDSPDEEIRVAGSAVTSAGAVISPDTVAALVVQAIADGTFLVLPHPEVLTMYRQKGADYERWIAGMRRYQRTLR from the coding sequence GTGGACATCGACGGAGCGGTGGCGGTGGTCACCGGAGCGGGCTCAGGCATCGGCAAATCTGTCGCAGCGGCCCTGGCAGCCGGCGGCGCCTCGGTGATCGCCGGCGACATCGATGCGAATTCGGCCGCCGACACCGCTGCGATGATCGGTGGCATCGCGGTGGCGGCGGACGCCTCGAGCCCGGACGGAATCGCCGCCCTGCTCGACGCCGCACGCCGGGCGTTCGGGCGAACCGACATCTACGTCGCCAACGCCGGTATCACCGGTGAAGCCGGCCTCGGCGACGACGAAGCCGCCTGGGACCGGATCATCGACATCAACCTCCGTGCCCACATCCGGGCGGCCAAGGCAGTCATGCCGGAATGGGTCGCGCGGGGCAGCGGGCACTTCGTCGTCACCGCGTCGGCTGCTGGTCTGCTCACCCAACTCGGCGCCGCCCCGTACAGCGTGACCAAGCACGCCGCTGTCGGGTTCGCCGAGTGGCTGGCGATTCGGTACGGCGACAACGGGATTGGCGTGAGCTGTCTATGCCCGATGGGTGTGGACACCCCGCTGCTGCGGGGCATGTCCGACTCGCCGGACGAAGAGATCCGGGTGGCCGGCTCTGCGGTCACCAGTGCGGGAGCGGTCATCAGCCCGGACACCGTGGCCGCCCTCGTCGTCCAGGCGATCGCCGATGGGACGTTTCTGGTGCTGCCACACCCCGAGGTGCTGACGATGTACCGGCAGAAGGGCGCTGACTACGAGCGCTGGATCGCCGGCATGCGCCGCTACCAACGCACCCTGCGGTAG
- a CDS encoding HD domain-containing protein, whose protein sequence is MSAPTRATYRTMTEGTAQDYALIERAEAANNAGLVDRVLALVEALAEGQQAYPISRLDHCLQSATRAFEDNRPADYVVAALLHDIGDTYAPHAHGAFASAVIAPYVSEQVAWIVRVHPEFQQYYYAPHMGGVRDARERYRGHPWFGDAVEFCESYDQNCFDAQFEHRPLEFFRPMVEDVFAREPWLAAR, encoded by the coding sequence ATGAGCGCGCCGACCCGGGCGACATACCGCACCATGACCGAAGGCACCGCGCAGGACTATGCGCTCATCGAGCGTGCCGAAGCAGCCAACAACGCCGGACTGGTGGACCGGGTGCTGGCCCTGGTCGAAGCACTGGCGGAGGGACAGCAGGCCTACCCGATCAGCCGGCTCGATCATTGCCTGCAATCGGCGACCCGCGCCTTCGAGGACAACCGCCCGGCCGACTACGTCGTGGCTGCACTGCTGCACGACATCGGCGACACCTATGCGCCCCATGCCCACGGGGCGTTCGCGTCCGCCGTCATCGCGCCGTACGTCTCCGAACAGGTGGCCTGGATCGTCCGGGTGCACCCCGAATTCCAGCAGTACTACTACGCGCCGCACATGGGCGGCGTCCGGGACGCCCGGGAACGGTATCGCGGGCACCCCTGGTTCGGCGACGCGGTGGAGTTCTGTGAAAGCTACGACCAGAACTGTTTCGACGCCCAGTTCGAGCATCGGCCGCTTGAGTTCTTCCGGCCCATGGTCGAAGACGTCTTCGCCCGCGAGCCGTGGCTCGCCGCACGCTGA